TCCAGAAGCTCCTCAAGTGAGACAAGCCCTTCATACAGCGCCTTTCCAACTATGGTCCCTGAAAATCCTATTTCGGCGAGCCATCTCAGGTCTTCAGCGCTTGAAACTCCTCCGGCGTAGATGAACTCCTCGCTCTCCCAGAACCTCTCGATTTTCTCTATCCCGGTCAGCGTCCCGTCTCTCTCAACGGCCGTATAGATGAATCGGTCAACGTAAGCCCTGAGCGTTTCGTAGGCCTCTCTAACCGGCATTCCCTCCTCAAGCCATCCCTTTATTGCTATCCTCCCGCCCCTTGAGTCCAGGCTGACGGTTATCCCATCGAAGTCGTCGGTTATCCTCCTGAGGAACTCAAGGTCGAAGGCCTTCGTGCCTATTATTACATTCTCCACGCCGATTTCGTAGGCCCTCTCAATGGCCTCGTAGCTCCTTAAACCGCCGCCGAGCTGGACCCTGAGGCCCGTCTCCTCAATTATTCCCTCGACGACGTCGAGGTTCCTCGGAAAGCCCTCGAAGGCACCATCAAGGTCAACGATGTGGATTTTGTCCACCAGCTCGGCGAAGCGCTCCGCTATCTTTACTGGATCGCCGTAGACCTTAACGTCCCCTCTCCTCCCCTTGTAGAGTCTCACGGCCTTTCCGCTCATGAGGTCTATTGCCGGATAAACCTCCATCTTAAAGCCTCCTGAAGTTTCTCATGACCCTCAAACCGTTCCTTCCGCTCTTCTCCGGGTGGAACTGGACGGCGTAGACGTTCTCCCTGCAGACGGCGGAGGTGAAGACCACCTCTTTTCCCTTCGACTCATAGTCGGTGACGCCTGCAACGATATCCTCTTCCGGAACCGCGTAGTAGGAGTGGACGAAGTAGAAGTACGCTCCATCCCTGATTCCCTCGAAGAGCGGGCAGTCCTTCTTCTTCCACAGCTGGTTCCAGCCGATGTGCGGGGTCCTAACTCCCCGGAACCTGACCACATCTCCCCTGAAAACTCCGAGACCGGGCTTTCCGGGGCTCTCATCGCTCCCCTCGAAGAGGAGCTGGAGGCCGAGGCATATCCCGAGGAAGGGCTTTCCATCGTTTATTGCGTCGAGTATGACCCCTCTCAAGGGTTCGAGCCTGTCCACCACCGCCCCGAAGTTGCCGACGCCGGGGAGGACGAGCTTCTCTGCTTTTTCAATCTCGTAGGGGTCGCTCGTGATGACTCCCCCGAGGGCTTTTCTCACGTTGGCGAGGTTGCCTATCCCCAAGTCAACTATCGCTATCAAGCTTACACCTCCAGCAGGCCCTTCGTGCTCTCCAGCTTTCCACTCTCCTGAATTGCCTTCCCGAGGGCCATGCCGAGCCCCTTAAAGACCGCCTCGACGACGTGGTGCGCGTTGGTCCCGCTCAGCGTTTTCACGTGGATCGTTGCCCTCAGCGAGCGAGCCAGCCCCCAGAGGAACTCCCTGACCAGGGCCTTCTCGAAGCCCTCCTCGTTCTCCCCAAAGGAGAGCTCGACGCTCACGTAGGGCCTTCCCGATACGTCCACCGCGACGAGGACTAAGGCGTCGTCCATAGGCATCACCGCGTTCCCGAAGCGGGCGAATCTCTCCGGGAGCTTGGAGCGGAGCTCCTCGCCGAGGGTTATCCCGACGTCCTCCCACAGGTGGTGCCTGAGGTCGTAGCTCGCGGTGACCTTCGCCTCCCGCCCCATGTAAAAAAATAGGGCTGTAAGGAGGTGGTCGAGGACTCTATCGCCCGTCCTTACCTCCCCAGCCACATCGAGCTCCACCGTCACATCGGTCTCCCTCGTATTCCTGTTCATTTCCTCACCTCCATGCTCCTCCTGTGGAAGGCCATCCCCTCTATCTCGGCCAGCCTCAGTCCGAGCTCCCTCTCGGCGAGGAACTCTTCCCTGCTCACCTGGGCCAGGCTTATCGGCTTGAGGAAGTCCCTAACCGTCAGCACACCGCTGAACTTCGCCGCCCCTCCAGTTGGCAGGACGTGGTTGACACCGAGGAAGTAGTCGGCAGCTGGAACCGGTGTGTAGGGGCCAAGGTAAATTGCTCCAGCGTTCTCAATGAGGTCAACGAGCTCCATAGGTCGAGCGGTGATTATCTCAAGGTGCTCCGGCGCTATCTCGTTGGCCTTCTCGGCGCACTCCCCAAGGCTCTCGCAGAGTATAACCTCTATCC
This window of the Thermococcus thermotolerans genome carries:
- the hisB gene encoding imidazoleglycerol-phosphate dehydratase HisB, coding for MNRNTRETDVTVELDVAGEVRTGDRVLDHLLTALFFYMGREAKVTASYDLRHHLWEDVGITLGEELRSKLPERFARFGNAVMPMDDALVLVAVDVSGRPYVSVELSFGENEEGFEKALVREFLWGLARSLRATIHVKTLSGTNAHHVVEAVFKGLGMALGKAIQESGKLESTKGLLEV
- the hisA gene encoding 1-(5-phosphoribosyl)-5-((5-phosphoribosylamino)methylideneamino)imidazole-4-carboxamide isomerase, with the translated sequence MEVYPAIDLMSGKAVRLYKGRRGDVKVYGDPVKIAERFAELVDKIHIVDLDGAFEGFPRNLDVVEGIIEETGLRVQLGGGLRSYEAIERAYEIGVENVIIGTKAFDLEFLRRITDDFDGITVSLDSRGGRIAIKGWLEEGMPVREAYETLRAYVDRFIYTAVERDGTLTGIEKIERFWESEEFIYAGGVSSAEDLRWLAEIGFSGTIVGKALYEGLVSLEELLEVAECSPKG
- the hisH gene encoding imidazole glycerol phosphate synthase subunit HisH — its product is MIAIVDLGIGNLANVRKALGGVITSDPYEIEKAEKLVLPGVGNFGAVVDRLEPLRGVILDAINDGKPFLGICLGLQLLFEGSDESPGKPGLGVFRGDVVRFRGVRTPHIGWNQLWKKKDCPLFEGIRDGAYFYFVHSYYAVPEEDIVAGVTDYESKGKEVVFTSAVCRENVYAVQFHPEKSGRNGLRVMRNFRRL